TTCGCCTTCGGCTTCTCTTTCCCGTTTCCCTTCCCCTTGCCGTTCCCGTTGCCGTTCCCGTTGTCGTGACTTCTGGTCCCGTAGTCGGTGGCGTACCACCCGGTCCCCTTCAGGATGAAGGCGCCGGCGGACATCATGCGCTCGACCTTTCCACCGCAGGTGGGGCACTTCTTCATCGGTCCGTCGTGCATCCCCTCGATCCGCTCGACGACCGCATCGCACTTCCGGCACTGGTACTCATGGATGGGCATGATCCGGTTCCTCCTTGCCTTGCGAAACGAAAAAACGCTCCCCGGGCCACAGGGGCCCGGGGAGCGCTCCCGCTATCTGTTTATTTTAGTACATCCCGCCGCCGCCCGGGGGCATTTGCGGCATATCCTTCTTCTCCTCGGGCTTCTCGGCGATAGCGCACTCGGTGGTGATCATGAGGCCCGCCACCGACGCGGCGTTCTGCAGCGCCACGCGGGTCACCTTGGTC
The nucleotide sequence above comes from Deltaproteobacteria bacterium. Encoded proteins:
- a CDS encoding zinc ribbon domain-containing protein, which produces MPIHEYQCRKCDAVVERIEGMHDGPMKKCPTCGGKVERMMSAGAFILKGTGWYATDYGTRSHDNGNGNGNGKGKGNGKEKPKAKEPAEASCPAASGAGAPPACAGCPKLD